tgaaaaactgtatttcaaaccaattatttacatgtattgatagaattagtggataaacagatattaaacattttagatcagtagatgcttctggtcattggtggttgtttgggtctttatgggttaaatgaatgggaaaaggataaatctggatgtgtttttctaattgattgaatcggGTTGTGCTTTGaggtgcttttaaggaacattgttgttgtacttttaaaataatggcaatgatttatatgtgtgttcttattttgcattttatgtaAGGTTAtagtactgacttttattgtgttttatatatatatatatatatatatatatatatatatatatatatatatacacacattctTAACTATTTTTTTAGTGTGGATGCTACTACCTTCCAGCAGGAGATTCAGGGTCCCCAGAACCAGGCTGAACCACTACAAAAACTCATTCAATCCAACATCCTTCAGACTGCTAAACAGACAGTAACATTTATCAGAGTAATAAGCTACATGCTGCAATAATATCTTACCTGTATGTGTGATACACATCTGTGCAATAACTTATTTtagaatatgtatatatgtatatattacatGCAAATCTATTCATCTGGTACTTCTCCATTTTATTCTGTTGGCTCTTCTTATTCTGTCCACTTGTAAACTGCAGCTGAATGGAGTCCAAGAAAAATTTCCCCACgatgacaataaagtatatcttatcttatgtatggctatgatttctattttgtgtaacttctgctgtcttggccagggcactcttgaaaaagagattttgaATCTTTATGAgcttttttctggttaaataaggtTTTAATGGGCATGAAATACCAATTTAAACAGCTGATAAAGAGACAAAACAAAGTGTAGTATCTTCTACATAGGATCTATTTCTCATTACAATCAACTGACTCCATTTCTGAATTATTGACTCCTCCTTGATGTCAATCTGTTCTTAAGTCTAGGTTTTCCAAATATCTCCAGTTTTGGTCTTGCAACTAGTCAGCCAGGCCAACCCACATGCACGTTCATATGGAAGCTGACCCTCGTTCACTTTATGCTACACACATGCTGACCTTTCGCCCTCATCTGAGATCATAACCACAAGTATTTAGGTCGGGGTTTAACAGGTCACCCTGCCATCATCCAGAGATGGTCAGTCATGATATTCTTCTAGTCTGTGCACGCTTAGAACATGCTCTGCCCATTAGTGTCACACATGGTTACTTAACACATACTGTCTACACAACTACACCTGCTGCTAATACAGACTTGACTGTAGCCAAAACTAGTTTCCTTGACCTTGCCACCAACCTACATTCTGTGTTGTCTATGTATGGGTtatgtaaaatgtatttttcaccCTAGAGACAACGTATAGAATTTCATCAGAGAATATTTTGGCCCAGTGGTCAATCGAATTGCATTTCTAGCATTTTGCATTACAAGTACTCCTAAGTGTGAGCTTGATTTGAGAGAATCAAAACAAAACTGGGACAAATAATGAAACATGAGATCAGCACTTCACACTGAAATGGATATCCACATCCTCCTGCATGTGATCAAACTTCCGTTTTCATTCCTTAGCTTCTACCAGTTTCAGTATGAAGAAATGAAATCTTGGAAATGGGTCTCTTCTTATTTCTGTTTCTTATTCCATCCTGTTTCCTGGATCTGAATTAAACCTTCTCCGGTGGGACCTCTCCTGACGTTTTTCCGTGGACCTTCTGGGCTCTCTGACTCACTTACATAAGTTCTGAATGAGGCTGAGGCTGTGTTCACTGTCCTAGTCCCCTTCCCATCATCTACCAGGGCTAAGTTAAGAAAACTGGGCTCCAGGGAGGTGGTAACACCTCAGTGGATCCAGAGTTATGTCAGACAATATTCAGTGGAAATTAGGCTTCTTGGATAATGTGTATATACAGTGCCTGTCAAATGTATTCACCCCCTTGGATGTTTCCTCTTTTTATCGCTTCCTAAATTTTAATCATgatgtaatttggctttttttaacaAGAATTTAACTAAATACTCTTTAAggtcaaataaaaaacaaatttcaAAGTAACACCAGTTATTTAGAAACATATAACATACAAGTGACTACATAAATATCAACCCCCTTCAAGTCACTATTTAGTAGATGAACCTTTGGCCATAATCTCAGTCATGCTTGATCTTCTGAAAACTGCAATGTTTTTCTCCATTCTTTGCAAAACTGCCCATGCTGTTAGATTACAGGGCAATCGGGTTTTTCACATCCAGCCACAAATTCTCCATTGATTGCAGACTGGTCCACTCCAGAACAGTCATCTTGTTGTTGTCTTTATTTACCATGTCTGTGCAGTTTTCATTGCTTCACTGTATTGGTTCCTGTCTTGCTGGAAAACAAATCTTTGCCCAACTCATGTTTCTTTTGCAGATTGAATCCTATTGAACTACAGGATTTCGCTGCACTCATTTTAATCTCTACCCTTACAGCCCTTCCTGGGCCTGCTGTCAAGAAGTGTCTCCATTGCATGATGCTGACACCACCATCCTTCACAAAGGAGATGGTATGTTTGTGGTGATGAGCAGTATTTTGCTAGTCTGATGTCCCAAAGACTCCATTTTGATCTCAACAGACCAAAGAAACTTCTTCTAGTTGACCTTGGAGTCTTTTCTATGTGCCTTTGGATGAACGCCAGTTAAGATTTCTTCAACAATGTCTTCTCTTCCATCATCCTCTAAAGCTTTGTCTGGTTAAGAACCTGGGAAATGGTTTTGTCTGCAGAGTCCCTCCATCTCAACTGCTAAAGCTTTTAATGCCTTCCAAGGAGTCATAGGGGTCTTAGTGGTCTTCCTCAGTATTCACCTTCCTCCCAGTTTGTGcgaatgttattttttgtcatattccCTCCATTTCTTAATAATGgacttttgaaatttttttatatcTATTCTTACATCAAGAGCTTCCAATAACTTTTTTTCTTAGAGCTCAAGTGTTCTTTTGTCGTCATGGTGTAATTATAGTCATGAATACTAATCAACCAGTGACCAGACCTTCTACACACAGGTGTTTTTACTCAGGTGACCTCCATTTCACTAGTTGTGAGACTATGAGCATCAAGTGACCACTGAATTAGGTCACTTTCAAGGAAGTTAATATTTCCATAATCAGTTTTAcatgatgtatttttttaaataaagacatTACTTTGAAAAAATGTGTTCACACTTTGATAGTAAAAAGTATTTTCAATGTATTTCCAAGAAGTGTGTAAAGAAAAAGCAAAGCAACATACAGTTTATACATTTTACTTTGTCATAAAGGTACTTTTATCACAGGAAAAAACTGTGGGCTCATCACTACATAAAGACACTTCACTGCTGTTCAggaactattaaaaaaaaaaaaaaaaaaaggtttatgtaCAAGAGATGATGCATGTCCATAGTGTCTGCCGAAGTTTCCTCAACTGGCCAGGGAGACCTCAAACCTGCTCACCAAGGTCCAAAACCCGGAACTTGTCTAGATTGTAGAAACACGCCTTAACGACTCGCCCACCAAAGTAACGTCCATTCAGATCCACCACAGCTGCACAGAAGAGAAACACAAAGTTTAAACAGTGACTGGATCTACAGACAGAAAACCACTGCAGATTTATTGTACCAAATGATGTCTCAACACGGACACTTCTGTTGTTTAATAGTCTGTTTTATAAAATCTCAaaaatttatttgcacatcaccaTGTAGTGTTTGTAAACATTCAGTTTTCATGGGTGCATTTACTCTAATTATACATGTGTAGAACAAAAGCAGATGACTAACTGACAGTTTAAGTGCTACCTACAGAAGCAAGGAATAGAAAACATTTTGGACCATGCATCAATGTTGTTTCTCAATGATGGTTTGCTGTTGGCTTTTCTCTGAGGAAACAGAGACGTCAACACTGTtctcacacctacacacacaaaccAAGATAACCTTCCTCTGGAAAGGACAAGTGTTAACCTTATCAATAAACAAACTCATATTCTGTGTCCAATCCATTTAACTTGAAGGGCACTTACTGCATATTCGCCCACATCAGCACATTTCATGCACTCTGGTTTTGCTTTTCATTCAAGTGTCTTCATATTCACCCCTGTGCGGCAACATTAGATGCACAAAACGGTGTGTGCTCCATTACAATGtttaaactctgagtctaatgtGACAGCAGCTGTTGTCAGATCCTGTCAGATTTCTATGTTTCTATGTATGTGTGACTTGCACTTTACGATGAGAAACTCTACAGAAGTTGTGACTACACCAGCAGTCGTGTACTGAAGTACAACCAGACGCTTTTAGCTGAATGCTAGCTTATTATCCTTTAATAATGTATAGGATGACTTGGAGCTGATAGTGGAAGTTGATGGACAGTCATCTTATCCAGAAAACTTCAATTCACCATCAGTAGACCAAGAATGTTTGTGCTACATTTATTATCAAGACATTGAGCCATTTCTGAGAGTTTTAACAAAGATGTGCAAACTCATggaatcaaaagtcatcagaaatgtTCCTCTAGAGATGATAAATGATCATATAGACCTTTGTTACATGAGATCACAACAAGTCGAGCTGGAAATAACACATTGTGCCAGAGGGTCCACAGGTATAACAGATATCCCCTCTGCCAGAATGATTATGAGATCATCTGTTTGTgttcctgtctgtgtgtccaagattatgaaaaaaaacacagcactgattttcatgaaacttgatgGATGTGTGGACAAGACAAACCCTTTCTTTTTAAGACTTGACCCATACAATAGTCTGGAGGTTTTTAACTTTCTTTAACATTGTAGAACCCCAGGCTGTGTAGAACTTTGAACCTGGTAACAGTTGAAAAAATAGGCCTAAGAGTCCTGTGGTCCAACGGCATACTTTTAAGACATTAATTGGCATTTGTTTGGCCTTTCAAGGTCacaggtcatggcaccaaatgaaagcccatatgtgacttcctatctcttgccaatagtaattatatcaatatctttaaCTACTTTCAAGTtcaagcactttgaaatgtgtcccattataaaccaatgggaatttttaaaaattctaaaattcatgaaaatttcaaaaatcccTATTTCTCAATtgtttgaacaaacttggtagaccttaccacATAGATGGTCAAGGTCAAAGTCAAATTATACTTTATTATCCCTGAAGGGCAATTCCTTTCACAGCCAGCAGTAAAACAACCATAAATACAACaatccacacacacactaatgaaaAATACATAGAGGGACTGAGTGTTATgtaatactattaaaaaggccAATGGAAACAGGAATGAAtgagttcttcagtctgtttgtcctgCACCTGGGCAGACTGTATCTGCGTCCTGATGGCTGTATTTTGTATTCAGCAGACAGAGGGTGACTGCTGTCTGCAGTGATAGATCAGGCCTTTTTCACCATTCTCACTCTGTAGACGGAGGAAAGTGTGAAAAtgtagaaaagtgtaaaaatgccagatcatacagtatagctttacgATGTTTAACTCTGGACAGAGGTGGTGGACTGACCAACAGAGGCCAAACAAGTATCATCTCAAATGTATAAGGTTACAAAGGAAAATGTATAACCATATTTGAGCTGTGATGGCAGCTAGGTGCTGATTATTAAGACAGATAAATACACATTGGTCCTTTCCAGTCTGTTACTATGtcaacatgacctctgacctcccaaGGAAAGGAAGACTTAGAGCAAAATACTTCCTCATGATTCTGTATTTTCTTTGAGTGCTTGTCCCTCTTTCTGAGATTTGTGATGTAAGTGTGGTTCTGCCAGTGCCGGTGGGAGACGACTGGGTTGCTGGGCCACGAATGATGTAACACCACAGGGACTCAAGTCTCACCTTGTTTCTGATCTGGGCCAACCCATTTAGAATGGGACACACTTTCACCCATATTATTAGAGCAGTTATACAATGCTATGAAGAAAGTGATGCAACTGCATAAagtctacaagaaaaaaaatactgctgAGAAATGCATGTTAAATTGTAAAATGGGACTTTGTGATATGGTTATTTTATATCAGTATGAAACAAAACATATCAAGATAAAGAACATTTTCAGTAAATTCAGCGAATAAGTAGTTGAAATATAATTACTATATTGATGGGTCCATggttattacatttttaagtAAGCAATCAAGAAATTTACTTGTATTTGAGCTTTTTCAAATAATGTGTGCAATTGTTTTATTAAATGTGCGAGAAAATACGAAAGACTGAGAAAGAAAACACTCTGCAAAAAAACTATGTCTGAAAAACAAATACAGACCTACAGTGTGAATAAATGTGTCATACATGATTCCTCCTGATAGCAGCctaaaaatgtattttgcatttctcctGTCCTTGGTATAATCACTGTGACGTGTTGTGCTTTTATAATGTGTCATAATGACATTAAATGCTTTGCAGAAGCCAATAACATTAATTGTGTTACAGCTTGCacataagcaaaacaaaaacaaacttagtAAAGTTAACAGATATAATGTGCTCTAAATACCATTTGTGGCTTGTTAGAGAGTTACAGAAAATATGATTTGGGTGAAAAAGGGCACTTCAAAATAGTAGGGAAATACTGACCTTTGATAGCCGACTCCACCCTCTCAAACTCCAAGAATATCCTGACTGCTTCATCATCTGGCACATCTGCAATCTGTGACATCAAGGCAGTTTATGTAACTGTGCTGCTTTACGAGATAAATTAATTAGTCTAGTTGAACCTGTGATTCACTTGTCTCAcctcaaatatgacacatttaacTACTTTGCCGTACTTCTCGCACTCTTCTTTTGTCTCCCCTTCTAGGTCTTCATCCACCTCTCCACGGCCCACCATGTTCTACGAAATAAACAGGCATTCATAAGGCCTAGTTGCTTATTTCTATAGAGGATAATGAGTTCTGTTTTATGCATTAATTGGGATTAAATCATGTATACATTTTGATAAATTCCGACAACACTAGCGTTGTCTTTGTGACGCAATTGAAAAAGAAGCATTTAAGAGTTTGCATGAAGAACATACCCTCAACAGCACCACCTTGGTTGGGTTTTTGAGGATCTCTGTAAGTGGATTTGTCTCCGACTTCTTGGAAGGATCAGCTGCtcagataaaaaaatatatatgtaagtCACAGAtcatgttttgttctatttaaaaaaaataataataaaaaataaaagcaacaactGGTGACATTCACTGGCTGCTGGTGAACTGGATGGAGCAACCAAAAGTATGCACCAAGAGAATTTATCGTACTGTATTGTTCAAGACAGAGTTGATTCAATACGTGCGATAAATCAAACAATTCGGCACATTTTTTTCAAAAGATTATATAAAAAATTCCATTTTGTGGTCACTGAACAGTGCACTTTTTTGTCACGTCTGATTGTTTACAGCATATTTTAAACTGCACCTTATATTGTGTAATGCGTGCTACTGAGAAATCACTGTAGAGAGGTCAATCTTGCACAGTGATATTCCAGAAAAACTAGTGGAGAAGCAGCTGTACTAATTCCACATAAGAATGCtcaaatacacatatatacataatttGTTTATTACATGTTGACTTTCAGCTGCTCCGTGTCAGGTTCAATTTTGACACTGAGGTAAATCAGACATCTCTAAAAGGTGATGTGGTGGTACAAAGTGTCTTTAAGGAGGTTGTCTTTGAGATCATGGTCTCTACTTCAGACCAGAGAGGAAACTACTGAGTGAgtctgttttcatcattttgtaagGCTCAGACCTGATTACGGGTCAACTTGATAATTAGCTAAAGGTATCTGGAACCAACTGTGACATCTAGTGGCCAAATGGAAACACACCTAAAAACACTTCTCATCTCACATCTTTAAAGTATCACAAATGTATTAAACTGTTTCAATATACAGTAAATAGAAACATTTTGTAACTATTTAGTTTCTAGCTGATGATGTACTGTTAGACATTAGTCCTCTAGGTTCAGAGCACCTATTCATCATATTCTCACAGTTTATTACTGCTGAGGGCACATTAAATCTAGTGGAGAAGTGAAACTGCAATTATCTTTTCATCCATATAAAACATATACTATTGTGTTATTAAGTGTTTTTCTATCTAAGACTTAGAAGAAAAAGCTGAAGGGCTTACAGAAAGGAAAAAggggaaatgagaacaataaagTAGACATGTTGCTCATTGTGTGCTGACCGCAGACAGCATGCATTAGACAGGAAACACAAGCTGTAGTCACTGAAGAATACAGGTATGTTGGTTCAAAATCACAAACCGAGATCAGATCTAAGCAGGTGCAACAAAATGACAGCTAGAGAAGATCAATTCTGACAATTAGTTTTGTGGTAAAACATGCAAGAAATGGAGTATCACCACACAAAACTTCAAtaattgaaactgaaaatttcaCTGTGAAGCAATAAGTCGCATGGATACAAgccatgcaaacaaacacacacatgctcagaATAATGGTGATAGAAAATGCAAGTGAAGGCCAACCTGCAGAACCTCCGCCTGAAGTCTCAGCTGACTGGCTGGACCCTGCTGCTCAGTCACACATACGCATACACCCACGCCCATaaccagacacacatacacacgatGAAAGAGTACACAGACATGCAACCAAGGTCACAGTTAAACATGTAACTGATGCAGAAATGACACAACAGAGGCagagcaaaaatacacttgaaaGACTtggaaaaacagaaaccaaaacaATTCTAAAAACAAATGCTCAACAAACTTTGGAAGAATACAAGCATGATATAAGCAAGGGTTTAAGATACACTATGGAAGATTTATATGCAAGAGCTCATGTACTTGTATGAAATTTGTTGGAGGTTTGTGcgtggagatgcttatttttcgACGGTAGCTAACTTGATTACTATGCTAATGATGGTCTCAATTACCTACATCCACAATATATGTTATAAACAGCCAGGAGAGACAGACTTCAACGCAAACTTCATCCAAGCACATAAGCATGTATGAATTTTACACAGAGAACCTTTACAATGGCTGAAAAGTAAACATCATCAAAAAGTGAAAAAAGCAGACAAAGAAAAGCAGTGACTTAAGTAGTTGCACTGACTGCAAGCAGGAGCACATCTacaacaggaaaaataaaaacaaagttgtGTCTTACGTTTTTCTGCAGCATCTCCTACAATGATCTTTCCACCTCTCTTGCTGGTTTTCTCGACAGACAGCGCTGTGCTGAGTCCCTGCTCATGCTTCCCCAGGCCTTGACCTTCTTTGAAACCATACTTCTGCATGATCTTATGGGCCACTGTACCtctgtgaaaaaaagacaaagataaaATTAGTTTGGGATTCAAAAGACAGATgcaatactgtcaaatgacagtGGAGGTTTTCAGGCCACAACCATCCCACAGAATTAATAAATTCATAACATGTAAGAGGGGAAAATGTATTCCAGAATTCAGGATATGTATAATTTTTTCTTCCTTTATTGAAATTAACCTACAAACTAATGGACAAATGGAATGATTTACCAACTCTAAATAATGTGCAATCTGCCTGCTTGTACTAAAAGCTGCATCTAATATTTTATCATTAGGCAATCTGATGGAAATTTTTGCCACCTATTATGACaaagcacagaagaagaaaagaagaaaacttAATTTCAGAAGACTACAATCTTTGAAAGTCTGGCCTCTGGACAAATGCAGTTGTTGAGAAATGATGCTACACagtaaattaaactgaagatTCTGTGTCAGACCTGAGTTTTCTCTCAAATCTGACATGGTTTCTATGACCAACCCCATATTTGCCAAGAAGGAGCTGGTTGGTCCGGGTGGTGAACGTGGTCGGTCTGAGTCGTCATAAATAGGTGGAGGAATGGCAGCCTTTGAACCCCTGGCAGGCCGACCCTCATCTTCATATGAGAATGAAGCAGAGCCTATTACAGAAAAGCACAAGAAATACTGACACACAGTGGCACACTGCCTTCACTTCAGCTAAACACTTCAGTCTAACTCAATCCTAAATTCATGTCTCATGGAATTATCATGCACCTGAGACTTTTGTGTGTGCTGTATCtgactattgtttttattttcacaaaaatcAGTGAGTGTTTTCAAATAGATGTCCTTGTACCCTTTTCCATCAGCTAACATTGCATTTGTCCTGTTTGTTTTAACCCTACATAGTTTCATAAAGAGATCAGACTAAAGACGTACCATCTCTGTCCACAAGTGATGAAGGAGGGGCAATGGCTGCTCCACCCATACCTGAACATAAAATGTGTCATGTTAGACAGTTCACAATTTGTTGTGATAATACTATATAGATTTAACATCTGTATTTTAGTGAATTTTTGCAAAATTTGTTTTCACTGCTTCAGTGTTAGACACCAGAAAAATTTGAAAAGTCAAATATTTCCCTGAGTGGTGTAAAATACTTACTTCGTTTCCTTCGCTCTTTCTCATATTCTTCCTCATCATCTGATTCACCCTCTGCTGCTGGGAAACGAGAGAAACCACTTGGAGCGCCACCGTCATGTCTGTCTTTCCTCTTCCTGCAACACAAAGAGATTCCATTTTCATAGGATCCCAGTAATGTCTATAATTAAGCAACAAAGTTTTGGAGTTATCACCCTGATTAGCCAATAAGTGCTGCAACATCAACAATCAGAGATTAATATCATTGCCCTTACAGGCAAATATTAGAAGACAATTATACATGATGCAATAGGACCaatttaataaaaccatattatatTATTCCCAGGTGAATTGACTAAACTTCAAGTTCAACACACATTTGCTGTGTGCAAGAATAAAAAAGCACAACTGTACTTTTCTCTCTCCTCAATCTCCTTCTGCCGCTCTTGCTCCCTCTGCCGTTGTCGTTCTTCTCTGTGTCGCTTCACTACCTTCTCATAGTCATTTGGGAACATTGGATCATACTCGTCTGCTAGTGGAATTAACACATCCCCTGATGAGAAACCACTGGGCACTGTGTCCTAAAGAATAAAACAGGTATAAAATAGGAGTCAGAGAGAGATGGTCTCAGTACATCTAGCTATAATTTTGCAATAGTGATAACAGAGATGTCCAGTCTTCGTCACAATTTAACATTGATTTTAATGTCTTATAGTGTGATGCAGCCAACAAAACAGTTGTAGCTCTTTCTAATAATCTAACCAATTTGTAATAATCTAAACAATTTGCACTTGAATTTGATAAACTCTCTTGATCACTGAACATTGCAAACCTTGAGCCCAGCAGCAGCATGTGGAGCAGTATCTGCAATCTGTCTGTCGTCACTGGAGCCACCTCTCTTCAGATCAATGACAGGAGCCAAGACGGTGGTCTGTTTCATTCGCTGAGtctgccaagaaaaaaaaaaaaatcagaaccaCTAAATACTGTATATGCAAACATGCCTAGCAGTTTGTAATTGTATGGCATTCAATACATTGTGCAAATGCCCTATAATCAGCCTatgctcctttttttttcatgcttttaacacatttaatcaaTCCTATGAACAAAGATCATCCAGTAAAGTACAAGACTTGATTATTAATTAATGATATGGTGGATTGCTTTGAATTATGGGGGAGCAGGGAAATAAGTATTTGTATCTACCTTGGCCTGCGTCAGAGCCGCTTTCTTCACCTTCAGCTGGGACTGAAGCAGCTTGAAGTTTTTGGACCAGCCTTCGGTCTTAGTGTCACTGGCTCCCACACCGAGGTCATCATACAGCGACATAGCTGCTTGTCAGTGCTTCCAGTACCTCAAGAAACGAGGAAGAAACACCGGGTTTAGACGCATCATCAAACAAACGCATCCGATTCATGGGTATAAATGCAGTATATAACTCAGCAACTATCAGTATCAAAAGTTGTCTAACGAATATTACGTGCCTCTGTGATTTATTCGATAAATGTCACAACTTATCCAGATAATTTTAGTTTAAATACAGGCAAACAGGTCAAAAGAAAAAAGCTACTAGCAAACGTAACGTTAGCCAATGCTACCATATCTACTCCATTAGCCACTCACACATACAGGAATAATATTAAATACATGTGGAGTATATTAGCTTGTATTCATCTTACCGGTGTTATGAATATATTGACATTAACTCAGTGATGATagctttaaaataaaaatgttcacgCAGCACATTAGCTCCAGGCTGTATGTAGCGGAAGGCGGCGACACAACAACAAAACTAAGCGCGACCTTTGCGAACACTTTACGTTCCAGCGCCGCCTAATGGTCGGATGACTGAGTCCAGCCAATCCACTTACGGCAGGAGAGAGTTAGTGAAAGCGAAACCGCAAATTAGAAGAAGATCGCGGAGTGAGAATGGTCTTAACGGGTGTGGATTTGGTCTGCGAACATGCTTTAACTCCTGACAGAGCTGGCAGATGGATTCAGGGTCACTCCCAGTCCGGTGGTGCGTGAAACCATCctttattatggtctgtctgctCTGGACTGTG
This region of Sphaeramia orbicularis chromosome 12, fSphaOr1.1, whole genome shotgun sequence genomic DNA includes:
- the rbm17 gene encoding splicing factor 45 isoform X1 produces the protein MSLYDDLGVGASDTKTEGWSKNFKLLQSQLKVKKAALTQAKTQRMKQTTVLAPVIDLKRGGSSDDRQIADTAPHAAAGLKDTVPSGFSSGDVLIPLADEYDPMFPNDYEKVVKRHREERQRQREQERQKEIEEREKKRKDRHDGGAPSGFSRFPAAEGESDDEEEYEKERRKRSMGGAAIAPPSSLVDRDGSASFSYEDEGRPARGSKAAIPPPIYDDSDRPRSPPGPTSSFLANMGGTVAHKIMQKYGFKEGQGLGKHEQGLSTALSVEKTSKRGGKIIVGDAAEKPGSSQSAETSGGGSAADPSKKSETNPLTEILKNPTKVVLLRNMVGRGEVDEDLEGETKEECEKYGKVVKCVIFEIADVPDDEAVRIFLEFERVESAIKAVVDLNGRYFGGRVVKACFYNLDKFRVLDLVPEQQ
- the rbm17 gene encoding splicing factor 45 isoform X3, coding for MSLYDDLGVGASDTKTEGWSKNFKLLQSQLKVKKAALTQAKTQRMKQTTVLAPVIDLKRGGSSDDRQIADTAPHAAAGLKDTVPSGFSSGDVLIPLADEYDPMFPNDYEKVVKRHREERQRQREQERQKEIEEREKKRKDRHDGGAPSGFSRFPAAEGESDDEEEYEKERRKRSMGGAAIAPPSSLVDRDGSASFSYEDEGRPARGSKAAIPPPIYDDSDRPRSPPGPTSSFLANMGGTVAHKIMQKYGFKEGQGLGKHEQGLSTALSVEKTSKRGGKIIVGDAAEKPDPSKKSETNPLTEILKNPTKVVLLRNMVGRGEVDEDLEGETKEECEKYGKVVKCVIFEIADVPDDEAVRIFLEFERVESAIKAVVDLNGRYFGGRVVKACFYNLDKFRVLDLVPEQQ
- the rbm17 gene encoding splicing factor 45 isoform X2; amino-acid sequence: MSLYDDLGVGASDTKTEGWSKNFKLLQSQLKVKKAALTQAKTQRMKQTTVLAPVIDLKRGGSSDDRQIADTAPHAAAGLKDTVPSGFSSGDVLIPLADEYDPMFPNDYEKVVKRHREERQRQREQERQKEIEEREKKRKDRHDGGAPSGFSRFPAAEGESDDEEEYEKERRKRSMGGAAIAPPSSLVDRDGSASFSYEDEGRPARGSKAAIPPPIYDDSDRPRSPPGPTSSFLANMGGTVAHKIMQKYGFKEGQGLGKHEQGLSTALSVEKTSKRGGKIIVGDAAEKPGSSQSAETSGGGSAADPSKKSETNPLTEILKNPTKVVLLRNMVGRGEVDEDLEGETKEECEKYGKVVKCVIFEIADVPDDEAVRIFLEFERVESAIKAVVDLNGRYFGGRVVKACFYNLDKFRVLDLGEQV